In Candidatus Pelagibacter sp. HIMB1321, a single genomic region encodes these proteins:
- a CDS encoding HIT domain-containing protein: MMNKVNKNFLKTSHYIADLKLCSVRLIDNEKFPWIILVPKRNKVTDITDLNSKDQVTLIKEIVFCSNVMKKIFKTTKLNVEKIGNIVPQLHIHIIARKKSDSSWPLSVWVVKGKPYKNSLLKSMIKKLEEGIKKKR, from the coding sequence ATGATGAATAAAGTTAATAAGAATTTTTTAAAAACTTCTCATTATATAGCTGACTTAAAATTGTGTAGTGTCAGACTTATTGATAATGAAAAATTCCCTTGGATCATACTTGTTCCAAAAAGAAACAAGGTGACTGACATAACAGATCTAAATTCTAAGGATCAAGTTACCTTAATCAAAGAAATCGTTTTTTGTAGTAATGTTATGAAAAAGATCTTTAAAACTACCAAATTAAATGTTGAAAAAATTGGTAATATAGTTCCACAGCTACATATTCACATTATAGCAAGAAAGAAAAGTGATAGTTCTTGGCCTTTATCTGTGTGGGTAGTTAAGGGAAAACCTTATAAAAACTCTTTACTTAAAAGTATGATTAAAAAATTAGAAGAGGGTATAAAAAAAAAGAGGTGA
- a CDS encoding class I SAM-dependent methyltransferase → MKYKKYFRKTSLKQKGVGDFFLNEVKKLSPKTVLEVGVFHGVTARNLCELLFAIHKKNFTYIGIDLFEETDESSNELIPSTVFSNPIKNLYFKYIKKQNPYSKPAVMDFLKRFTDNVNLIKGNSNVVMKKIDMSKVDFVFLDGGHSYDTVKNDLECSLEVITKSNGVIMCDDYNFGHLPDVKIAIDEFVKKNNFKIDILCEGRFAKIYQ, encoded by the coding sequence TTGAAATATAAAAAGTATTTCCGTAAGACCAGTCTTAAACAAAAAGGTGTTGGAGATTTTTTTCTTAACGAGGTTAAAAAGTTATCTCCTAAAACTGTATTGGAAGTTGGTGTATTCCATGGTGTAACTGCAAGAAATTTATGTGAGCTGTTATTTGCAATACATAAAAAAAATTTCACATATATAGGTATAGATTTATTTGAGGAAACGGATGAAAGTTCCAATGAATTAATACCAAGTACTGTTTTTTCTAACCCAATAAAAAATTTATATTTTAAATATATAAAAAAACAAAATCCTTATAGCAAGCCAGCAGTTATGGATTTTCTGAAAAGATTTACTGATAACGTTAATTTAATCAAAGGAAATTCTAATGTTGTTATGAAAAAAATTGATATGTCAAAAGTAGATTTTGTTTTTTTAGATGGTGGCCATTCTTATGACACTGTTAAAAATGATTTAGAATGTAGTTTAGAAGTTATTACTAAGTCAAATGGTGTGATTATGTGTGATGATTATAATTTTGGACATTTACCAGATGTAAAGATTGCAATCGATGAATTTGTTAAAAAAAATAATTTTAAAATTGATATTCTTTGCGAAGGTCGATTTGCAAAAATCTACCAATAA
- a CDS encoding MFS transporter, whose product MFKSLSLKVIIFGFIFTFFSSFGQSFFLGLFNSSIRDALSISHGQFGSIYASATLLSSFVLVWVGKKIDDVDVIKFASYVIVFLAVSCFIFSKISSVIFLFFGIFLMRLAGQGLTTHTATTTVSRFFEKSRGKALSTCWLGLSLAEFILPVLIVFLLTFLGWRDIWITISIIVIIILPIVAYLFIRDVKLDTREEVKEVNNSREIRQWKRIEVLKDYRFYIICMTMLAMPWIATGTFVYQSFITTSKNWGPYIIAQSFMVYSILSVITLFISGFLIDKFTSRKLLLYINTPLFFSAVVLYFFNSEISSFIFLGLIGISNGLANVLGSSTWAEIYGVKHIGSIKALTTSLMVFSTAFGTALFGILIDFGFSIEQISIVAGIYILASIILLFSIKNKLNPEYL is encoded by the coding sequence ATGTTTAAAAGTTTAAGTTTAAAAGTAATTATATTTGGTTTCATTTTTACATTTTTTTCTAGTTTTGGACAGAGTTTTTTTCTTGGCTTGTTTAATTCAAGTATCAGAGATGCATTGTCTATTAGTCACGGACAGTTTGGTTCAATTTATGCTTCAGCAACACTTTTAAGTAGTTTTGTTTTAGTTTGGGTTGGAAAAAAAATAGATGATGTAGATGTTATAAAATTTGCATCTTATGTGATAGTTTTTTTAGCAGTATCTTGTTTTATATTTTCAAAAATTTCTTCAGTAATTTTTTTATTTTTTGGAATTTTTCTAATGCGTTTAGCTGGTCAAGGATTAACTACGCATACTGCTACAACGACAGTATCTAGATTTTTTGAAAAAAGTAGAGGAAAAGCTTTAAGCACTTGTTGGTTAGGTTTGTCTCTAGCTGAATTTATATTACCCGTATTAATTGTTTTTCTTTTAACCTTTTTAGGCTGGAGAGATATATGGATTACAATTTCAATCATTGTAATAATAATCTTACCAATAGTTGCATACTTATTTATTAGAGATGTAAAGCTAGACACTCGCGAAGAAGTAAAAGAAGTAAACAATTCAAGAGAAATTAGGCAATGGAAAAGAATTGAAGTTTTAAAGGATTATAGATTTTATATTATTTGTATGACTATGTTGGCGATGCCTTGGATTGCTACCGGTACTTTTGTTTATCAATCATTTATTACAACATCAAAAAATTGGGGACCATATATTATTGCACAATCATTTATGGTTTATTCAATACTGTCAGTTATAACTTTATTTATCTCAGGCTTTTTAATTGACAAATTTACAAGTAGAAAATTATTATTATATATTAATACTCCTTTATTTTTTTCAGCAGTTGTTCTTTATTTTTTTAATTCTGAAATTTCATCATTTATTTTTTTAGGTTTAATAGGGATCTCAAATGGTTTAGCTAATGTTTTAGGCTCTTCAACTTGGGCAGAAATTTATGGAGTTAAACATATTGGTTCAATAAAAGCTTTAACTACATCTTTAATGGTTTTTTCTACTGCATTTGGAACAGCTTTATTTGGTATATTAATAGATTTTGGCTTTTCTATAGAACAAATATCTATTGTTGCTGGGATTTACATCCTAGCTTCAATTATCTTGTTATTTTCAATTAAAAATAAGCTAAACCCAGAATATCTTTAG
- a CDS encoding phosphomannomutase/phosphoglucomutase produces MSEQLKIDPYGFREYDARWLYEESINKFGITNLGKGLGTQIIKHTKKNNPRVIVGQDYRSYSEEIKEALKEGLISTGCLIEDVGLSLSPMVYFAQFNLNADAVAMVTASHNENGWTGVKMGISKGLTHAPKEMKELKEITLNQKFIKGKGQEKKINDFQKIYKDDLISKNKINKKIKAVVACGNGTAGIFAPDILRGIGCEVVELDCNLDWTFPKYNPNPEDLEMLHAIAKAVKENNADIGFGFDGDGDRVGVIDNNGNEIFSDKIGLLIARNLAPKHKNSKFVVDVKSTGLFAKDEILKENNCETVYWKTGHSHIKRKVNHEKALAGFEKSGHFFFNQPLGFGYDDGINSAIQVCHLLDNQDKTMSEIIKELPNTFQSPTMAPFCKDEEKYQVVDDIVKEFEELKKQGTEIDNQPIKDILTVNGVRFTFEDGSWGLIRASSNKPSLVIVTESPTSDERKKKIFEFIDQLLQKTGKIGEYDQKL; encoded by the coding sequence ATGAGTGAACAACTTAAAATAGACCCCTACGGATTTAGAGAATACGACGCGCGATGGTTGTATGAAGAAAGCATAAATAAATTTGGAATAACGAATCTGGGTAAAGGTTTAGGAACACAAATTATAAAACATACAAAAAAAAATAATCCTAGAGTAATCGTTGGTCAAGATTATCGATCTTATAGTGAAGAAATAAAAGAAGCTTTGAAGGAAGGATTAATTTCAACAGGGTGCTTGATTGAAGATGTTGGTTTGTCTTTATCTCCGATGGTTTATTTTGCTCAATTCAATTTAAACGCAGATGCTGTAGCTATGGTTACAGCAAGTCACAATGAAAATGGTTGGACAGGAGTAAAGATGGGTATTTCAAAGGGACTAACACATGCTCCAAAAGAAATGAAAGAATTAAAAGAAATTACACTTAATCAAAAATTTATTAAAGGAAAAGGACAAGAAAAAAAGATTAATGATTTTCAAAAAATTTATAAAGACGATTTAATAAGTAAAAATAAAATCAATAAAAAGATAAAAGCTGTTGTGGCATGTGGAAATGGCACAGCGGGAATATTTGCACCAGATATATTAAGAGGAATAGGTTGTGAGGTAGTTGAGTTAGACTGTAATTTAGATTGGACATTTCCAAAATACAATCCAAATCCAGAGGATCTTGAAATGCTACATGCGATTGCAAAAGCAGTTAAAGAAAACAATGCTGATATAGGTTTTGGATTTGATGGAGATGGAGATCGAGTTGGTGTTATAGATAATAATGGTAATGAAATTTTTTCAGATAAAATAGGTTTGTTAATTGCTCGAAACCTAGCTCCAAAACATAAAAACTCAAAATTTGTAGTTGATGTAAAATCAACAGGACTTTTTGCTAAAGATGAAATATTAAAAGAAAATAACTGCGAAACGGTTTATTGGAAAACTGGTCATTCACATATCAAAAGAAAAGTAAATCATGAAAAAGCTTTAGCTGGTTTTGAAAAAAGTGGCCATTTCTTTTTCAATCAACCATTAGGTTTTGGTTATGATGATGGAATTAACTCTGCAATTCAAGTTTGTCATTTACTGGATAATCAAGACAAAACGATGAGTGAAATTATTAAGGAACTTCCAAATACCTTTCAAAGTCCAACAATGGCTCCATTTTGTAAAGATGAAGAAAAATATCAGGTAGTAGATGACATTGTAAAAGAATTTGAAGAATTAAAAAAACAAGGAACTGAAATTGATAATCAGCCCATAAAAGATATTTTAACAGTAAATGGTGTAAGATTTACATTTGAAGATGGTTCATGGGGACTAATAAGAGCTTCATCAAATAAACCTTCATTAGTGATCGTAACTGAAAGCCCAACTTCAGATGAAAGAAAGAAAAAGATTTTTGAATTTATCGATCAATTACTTCAAAAAACTGGGAAAATTGGTGAATATGACCAAAAACTTTGA
- a CDS encoding ribonucleotide-diphosphate reductase subunit beta, translating into MSVAEKINSEETNPKKNNNGLLIANPVYKPFRYPWCYDAWLTQQRIHWLPEEVPLGDDVRDWQKNLSTSEKNLLTQIFRFFTQADVEVSNCYIRHYMNVFKPTEVLMMMSSFASMETVHVAAYSHLLDTIGMPETEYTAFMKYKEMKDKYDYMQGFDVKSNHDIAKTIAVFSAFTEGLQLFASFAILLNFPRHNKMKGMGQIVTWSVRDETLHCNSMIRLFKDFIKENPETWTPQLKKELYEACKTIIKHEDAFIDLAFEMGPMEGLTANDVKQYIRFIANRRLSQLGLEGIYDVQKNPLGWLDTMLNAVEHMNFFEGRATEYSKASTQGTWSEVFS; encoded by the coding sequence ATGTCAGTAGCAGAAAAAATTAATTCTGAGGAAACGAACCCAAAAAAAAATAATAATGGATTGCTAATTGCAAATCCCGTTTACAAACCATTCAGATATCCATGGTGTTATGATGCATGGTTAACACAACAAAGAATTCATTGGTTACCAGAAGAAGTACCACTTGGGGACGATGTTAGAGATTGGCAGAAAAATCTTAGTACTTCAGAAAAAAATTTACTAACCCAAATTTTTAGATTTTTTACACAAGCTGATGTTGAAGTAAGTAATTGCTATATCAGACATTACATGAATGTATTTAAACCTACTGAAGTTTTAATGATGATGTCATCATTTGCTTCAATGGAAACAGTCCATGTTGCTGCTTACTCACACTTACTTGATACAATCGGTATGCCAGAAACTGAATATACTGCTTTCATGAAATACAAAGAAATGAAAGATAAGTATGATTATATGCAAGGATTTGATGTTAAATCAAATCATGATATTGCAAAAACAATTGCAGTATTTAGTGCTTTCACCGAAGGTCTTCAGTTGTTTGCAAGTTTTGCAATTTTATTAAACTTTCCAAGACACAATAAGATGAAAGGTATGGGTCAGATTGTTACGTGGTCTGTAAGAGATGAAACTTTGCATTGTAATTCAATGATTAGATTATTTAAAGATTTCATTAAAGAAAACCCTGAAACTTGGACGCCGCAACTTAAAAAAGAACTTTATGAAGCTTGCAAAACAATAATTAAACACGAAGATGCTTTTATTGATTTAGCTTTTGAAATGGGTCCGATGGAAGGTTTAACAGCCAATGATGTTAAACAATATATTAGATTTATTGCAAATAGAAGATTATCTCAGTTAGGCTTAGAGGGAATTTATGACGTTCAAAAAAATCCTCTTGGATGGCTTGATACTATGTTGAATGCAGTTGAGCATATGAACTTCTTTGAAGGAAGAGCAACTGAATATTCTAAAGCATCAACTCAAGGAACTTGGTCAGAAGTATTTAGTTAA
- the rpoZ gene encoding DNA-directed RNA polymerase subunit omega — MARVTVEDCIDKVDSPYELVLVAKERATQLNSGIEPTLERDNDKNTVIALREIAEEKIKVPDLTESAVYKLRKHVEQVDDGAEDDEEVGDDFESLYKGEISKSGAPILPSKRARKAPEKIQVSQEDLAELSQTAKPDVESSVAEENISEDGEVSLDEVSETESQQDAAIEVQENSEDNETSNS; from the coding sequence ATGGCTAGGGTAACCGTAGAAGATTGCATCGATAAAGTAGATAGTCCTTATGAATTAGTTTTAGTTGCAAAAGAAAGAGCAACGCAATTAAATTCTGGTATAGAGCCAACTCTTGAAAGAGATAACGATAAAAATACAGTAATTGCATTAAGAGAAATTGCTGAAGAAAAAATTAAAGTTCCAGATTTAACTGAAAGTGCAGTTTATAAACTTAGAAAACATGTTGAGCAAGTTGATGATGGAGCTGAAGATGATGAAGAAGTAGGCGATGATTTTGAAAGCTTATATAAAGGTGAAATTTCAAAAAGTGGTGCACCAATTCTTCCTTCAAAAAGAGCTAGAAAAGCTCCAGAAAAAATTCAAGTATCACAAGAAGATTTAGCAGAATTATCACAAACGGCAAAACCTGATGTTGAAAGCTCTGTTGCTGAAGAGAACATTTCTGAAGATGGTGAAGTTTCATTAGATGAAGTTTCTGAGACAGAAAGCCAACAAGATGCTGCAATAGAAGTGCAAGAAAACTCTGAAGATAACGAAACTTCAAACTCTTAA
- a CDS encoding bifunctional 2-methylcitrate synthase/citrate synthase: protein MADDVKKGLLGIVVDETEVSKVMPEINSLTYRGYAAQDLCEYCKFEEVAYLILNKDLPNSIQLKKFEKEERNNRELSKDLYAIVKRMPKKSHPMDVARTAVSFMGLEDKETSNSSPEANMRKALRIFAKTPTALAAFYRLRKGKKIIKPKKNLSFAENFFYMCFGKVPQKEIVKAFDVSLILYAEHSFNVSTFTARTITSSLSDIHGAISGAIASLKGPLHGGANEEVMHMMDKIKKPENALKWINNALENKEVVMGFGHRVYKSGDSRVPTMREYFGKVAKIKKDKKFEKIYDIVEKVMIEKKNIYPNVDYPTGPTYHLMGFDTDFFTPIFVISRITGWSAHIMEQHAANKLIRPLAKYKGSQHRKVLELNYR, encoded by the coding sequence ATGGCTGATGATGTAAAAAAAGGATTACTTGGAATAGTAGTTGATGAAACAGAAGTCTCTAAAGTTATGCCAGAAATTAACTCTCTAACCTATAGAGGTTATGCTGCTCAAGATTTATGTGAATATTGCAAGTTTGAAGAGGTTGCCTATTTAATTTTAAATAAAGATCTACCTAACTCAATTCAATTAAAAAAATTTGAAAAAGAAGAGAGAAATAATAGAGAATTATCAAAAGATCTTTATGCGATTGTAAAAAGAATGCCAAAAAAATCCCATCCTATGGATGTTGCAAGAACAGCTGTAAGTTTTATGGGATTGGAAGATAAAGAAACTTCAAACTCATCTCCTGAAGCAAACATGAGAAAAGCATTAAGAATTTTTGCAAAAACCCCTACTGCGCTTGCTGCATTTTATAGACTTAGAAAAGGAAAAAAAATTATAAAACCTAAAAAGAATTTAAGCTTTGCTGAAAACTTCTTTTACATGTGTTTTGGTAAAGTACCTCAAAAAGAAATCGTAAAAGCTTTTGATGTATCTTTGATTTTATACGCAGAACACAGTTTTAATGTTTCAACTTTTACTGCAAGAACAATTACTAGCAGTTTATCAGATATTCATGGAGCAATTAGTGGAGCGATTGCTAGTTTAAAAGGACCTTTACATGGTGGTGCTAATGAAGAAGTGATGCACATGATGGATAAGATTAAAAAACCTGAAAATGCACTTAAGTGGATCAATAATGCTCTAGAAAATAAAGAAGTTGTGATGGGATTTGGTCATAGAGTTTATAAATCTGGAGACTCTAGAGTTCCAACAATGAGAGAATACTTTGGTAAAGTTGCAAAAATTAAAAAAGACAAAAAATTTGAAAAAATTTATGACATTGTTGAAAAAGTTATGATTGAAAAGAAAAATATCTATCCAAATGTCGACTATCCTACTGGCCCAACATACCACTTAATGGGTTTTGATACAGATTTCTTTACCCCAATTTTTGTAATTTCACGTATTACAGGTTGGTCAGCTCATATTATGGAGCAACATGCTGCAAACAAACTTATTCGACCTTTAGCTAAGTATAAAGGAAGTCAACACCGAAAAGTTTTAGAACTAAACTACAGATAA
- the dusA gene encoding tRNA dihydrouridine(20/20a) synthase DusA, producing the protein MNRKVSVAPMMDCTDRHERYFLRLISKHTLLYTEMVVDEAINRGDKKKLLEFNINEKPVALQLGGSSPKLLSEATKVGEDFGYDEINLNLGCPSKKVEKNKFGACLMKEPNLVADCLSKMQSVTKLPVTIKTRIGYDNVEDYETFHKFISTIKSTGVKTFIIHARKAMLGKFTPKQNLNIPPLKYDYVYNLKKDFADDEIIINGGITDVDQVKQHLKKTDGVMIGRSAYHTPYILADIEREIFNNENILSRQEVIEQLIPYVKDELKKGTRLNQIMRHTLGLFHGQSGASHWKRYLSENMCVRDADVKKIDHIMDKIKYNNVENSVGQSV; encoded by the coding sequence ATGAACAGGAAAGTATCAGTTGCTCCTATGATGGACTGCACAGATCGTCATGAGAGGTACTTTTTAAGATTAATTTCAAAACACACTCTTCTTTACACTGAAATGGTAGTTGATGAAGCTATTAACAGGGGAGATAAGAAAAAATTGCTTGAATTTAACATTAATGAAAAACCTGTAGCACTTCAATTAGGAGGTTCTTCTCCTAAACTTTTATCTGAGGCCACTAAAGTTGGAGAAGATTTTGGATATGATGAAATAAATTTAAATCTTGGTTGTCCTAGTAAAAAAGTAGAAAAAAATAAATTTGGTGCATGTTTAATGAAAGAACCTAACTTGGTCGCTGATTGTTTAAGTAAGATGCAATCAGTTACAAAGTTACCAGTTACCATCAAGACAAGGATTGGCTATGATAATGTTGAGGACTATGAAACTTTTCATAAGTTTATTTCAACAATCAAATCTACTGGAGTTAAAACCTTTATTATCCATGCAAGAAAAGCAATGCTTGGAAAATTTACTCCAAAACAAAATTTAAATATTCCACCCTTAAAATATGATTATGTTTATAATCTTAAAAAAGATTTTGCAGATGATGAAATAATTATCAATGGTGGGATTACTGATGTTGATCAAGTTAAACAACATCTCAAAAAAACTGATGGAGTAATGATCGGAAGATCAGCTTATCACACACCTTATATTTTAGCAGATATTGAAAGAGAAATTTTTAATAACGAAAATATATTAAGCAGACAGGAAGTAATTGAGCAATTAATTCCATATGTTAAAGATGAACTTAAAAAAGGAACAAGACTAAATCAAATTATGAGACACACACTTGGTCTATTTCATGGTCAATCAGGAGCAAGTCATTGGAAAAGATATTTAAGTGAAAATATGTGTGTACGTGATGCTGATGTTAAAAAAATAGATCATATCATGGATAAGATAAAATATAACAATGTTGAAAATAGCGTAGGTCAATCTGTTTAA
- a CDS encoding sulfite exporter TauE/SafE family protein, which yields MLFTAFPVGFVAGLFGIGGGLITVPFLYYIFNSLGVDQQYLMHLAVGTSFAIIIPTSTVSVLTHHKFKAVDFEIVKNYGLFVVIGVVLGTIFAASLKTKTLILFFSIVILLLSIYLLLLKEKEKTIIIPIKLHLKIILGAIVGFISAPMGIGGAIMNVPILKFFGYSINRAIGSAAAIGFLISVFGAIGFLISGSYLKTNIPLSIGFLNIPAFLIFIPITTFMARIGARTVHKIDKNKISKIFGIFLLIVAGKFLYEYFKI from the coding sequence ATGTTATTTACGGCTTTTCCTGTCGGATTTGTTGCTGGATTGTTTGGTATTGGAGGTGGATTAATAACTGTACCTTTTTTGTATTATATTTTTAATTCTTTAGGAGTAGATCAACAATACCTAATGCATTTAGCTGTCGGTACTTCATTTGCAATAATAATTCCTACATCAACAGTATCTGTATTAACTCATCATAAATTTAAAGCAGTCGATTTTGAAATTGTAAAAAATTATGGATTATTTGTTGTTATAGGTGTTGTACTTGGAACAATTTTTGCTGCATCACTCAAAACAAAAACTCTAATTTTATTTTTTTCTATTGTTATACTTTTGCTCAGTATTTATTTATTGTTGCTTAAGGAAAAAGAGAAGACCATTATAATTCCAATAAAACTACATTTGAAAATCATATTAGGAGCTATTGTCGGTTTTATATCTGCTCCAATGGGAATTGGTGGAGCAATAATGAATGTTCCAATATTAAAATTCTTTGGTTATTCTATAAACAGAGCAATAGGAAGTGCTGCTGCAATTGGTTTTTTGATATCAGTATTTGGCGCAATAGGCTTTTTAATCTCTGGCAGTTATTTAAAAACTAATATTCCTCTTAGCATTGGTTTTCTAAACATTCCAGCTTTCTTAATTTTTATTCCAATAACAACATTTATGGCAAGGATTGGTGCCCGTACAGTTCATAAAATTGATAAAAATAAAATAAGCAAAATTTTTGGGATATTTTTATTAATTGTTGCTGGTAAATTTTTGTATGAATATTTCAAGATATAA
- a CDS encoding ribonucleoside-diphosphate reductase subunit alpha, producing the protein MNKILSQALKKAVSEYSPSVNEVSKVSRPDLFSLNNETELFQNDKGIIIKIDRSRDANLTDFGKATLKDRYLGHNESFQDLFARVASTYSDDNLHAQRIYNYISNLWFMPATPVLSNGGTKRGLPISCFLNEASDSLGGILDLWSENVWLAAKGGGIGSYWGNLRSIGEKIGKVGKTSGIIPFIKVMDSLTMAISQGSLRRGSAACYLPVDHPEIEEFIEMRRPTGGDPNRKALNLHHGVLLSDAFMRAVETDEQWALKSPADGTIQQTISARNLWIRLLTARIETGEPYIIYIDTVNRQIPQHHKLANLTVKTSNLCSEITLPTGIDKDGRDRTAVCCLSSLNLEKYDEWKDDPNMINDVMRFLDNVLTDFINKAPDQFKDAKYSAERERSVGLGVMGFHSYLQKNRIPLESVMAKVWNKKIFKNIHEKVNQASKDLADERGACPDAAEYGYQERFSNKTAIAPTASISIICGGASPGVEPIAANSYTHKTLSGSFNVRNRYLEEILESHGKNDDETWSTITTNQGSVSHLDFLTDLEKDVFKTAFELNQSWIIELSGDRTPFISQAQSVNLFLPADVHKKELHKIHFDAWKKGLKSLYYCRSKSIQRAENINDAKSTDILANVYKNKSTEKEPEYEECLSCQ; encoded by the coding sequence ATGAACAAGATTCTATCACAAGCACTCAAGAAAGCTGTCTCTGAATATAGCCCATCAGTTAATGAAGTTTCAAAAGTCTCAAGACCTGATTTATTTTCACTAAATAATGAAACTGAACTTTTTCAAAATGATAAAGGTATTATTATCAAAATTGATCGTTCTAGAGATGCAAATTTGACTGACTTTGGGAAAGCAACCCTTAAAGATAGATACCTTGGTCACAACGAATCTTTTCAAGATTTATTTGCAAGAGTAGCCAGCACTTATTCAGATGATAATTTACATGCTCAAAGAATTTACAATTATATTAGTAATTTGTGGTTTATGCCCGCAACACCAGTGCTTTCGAATGGCGGAACTAAAAGAGGTTTACCTATTTCGTGTTTTCTAAATGAAGCTTCAGATAGCCTAGGTGGTATCTTAGATCTATGGAGTGAAAATGTTTGGTTAGCAGCTAAAGGTGGAGGTATTGGAAGTTACTGGGGTAACTTAAGATCTATTGGTGAAAAAATTGGTAAGGTTGGAAAGACATCAGGAATAATTCCTTTTATAAAAGTTATGGACTCTTTAACTATGGCAATTAGCCAAGGTTCTTTAAGAAGAGGTTCAGCTGCATGTTATCTTCCAGTTGATCATCCTGAAATAGAAGAATTTATTGAGATGAGAAGACCAACAGGCGGTGATCCAAATAGAAAAGCACTTAACCTTCATCATGGTGTTTTATTATCTGATGCGTTTATGAGAGCTGTTGAGACTGATGAGCAGTGGGCATTAAAAAGTCCTGCTGATGGTACAATTCAACAAACTATCTCTGCAAGAAATTTATGGATAAGATTATTAACCGCAAGAATTGAAACTGGTGAACCTTACATCATTTATATCGATACGGTTAATAGACAAATACCACAGCACCATAAGCTTGCAAACTTAACTGTTAAAACTTCAAACCTATGTAGTGAAATTACTTTACCAACTGGAATAGACAAAGATGGAAGAGATAGAACAGCTGTTTGTTGTTTGTCTTCACTTAATTTAGAAAAATATGATGAATGGAAAGATGATCCTAACATGATCAATGATGTTATGAGATTTCTTGATAATGTATTGACTGATTTTATTAATAAAGCTCCAGACCAATTTAAAGATGCTAAATATTCTGCTGAAAGAGAAAGAAGTGTTGGTCTTGGTGTTATGGGTTTTCACTCTTACTTACAAAAGAATAGAATTCCACTTGAATCAGTGATGGCTAAAGTATGGAATAAAAAGATATTTAAAAACATTCATGAAAAAGTAAATCAAGCGTCTAAAGATTTAGCAGATGAAAGAGGCGCTTGTCCTGATGCAGCTGAATACGGTTATCAAGAAAGGTTTTCAAATAAAACAGCTATTGCACCTACAGCTTCAATTTCAATTATTTGTGGTGGTGCCTCACCAGGAGTAGAGCCAATTGCAGCTAATAGTTACACACATAAAACTTTATCTGGATCTTTTAATGTTAGAAATAGATATTTAGAAGAAATTCTTGAAAGTCATGGAAAAAATGATGATGAAACTTGGTCAACTATAACAACTAATCAAGGATCTGTTTCTCATTTAGATTTTCTAACCGATTTAGAGAAAGATGTTTTTAAGACAGCTTTTGAATTGAACCAAAGTTGGATAATTGAGTTAAGTGGTGACAGAACACCATTTATTTCTCAAGCACAGTCTGTAAATTTATTTTTACCAGCTGATGTTCATAAAAAAGAATTACATAAAATTCATTTTGATGCTTGGAAAAAGGGTTTAAAGAGTCTTTATTATTGCAGATCAAAATCAATCCAAAGAGCAGAGAATATTAATGATGCAAAATCAACAGATATTCTTGCTAATGTTTATAAAAATAAATCAACCGAAAAAGAACCAGAGTACGAGGAGTGTCTATCATGTCAGTAG